The Methylomusa anaerophila genome has a segment encoding these proteins:
- a CDS encoding PIN/TRAM domain-containing protein has translation MLDQILRLFITVLAAVGGLMITDRIMPLLTAVISEEFLRIGVFGVTMTTILSFIIGGLVGGILGFLVAPLFIKHLWRFTYWVEVKLNKMPVYDIIAGALGLAIGLIISNLLGSAFLPIPIVGKYVPLILSIILGYLGINVAIRKREELISMFSSLPNLPWLNKDNKDGKDGKDHGKEQQQGGVSQPKILDTSVIIDGRIADICKSGFIEGTLIIPIFVLEELQHIADSSDLLKRNRGRRGLDILNRMQKELELSIQIDTLDFEDIAEVDSKLIKLGQTLKAKIITNDYNLNKVSELQGVPVLNINELSNAVKPVVLPGEEMTVHVVKDGKEFGQGVAYLDDGTMIVVDGGKKHIGETVGVLVTSVLQTAAGRMIFAKPKVMA, from the coding sequence GTGTTAGACCAGATCTTACGGTTATTTATCACAGTCTTGGCTGCTGTGGGAGGACTGATGATAACCGATAGGATAATGCCCTTGTTGACAGCGGTAATTAGTGAAGAATTTTTGCGCATCGGTGTTTTCGGGGTGACAATGACCACTATATTATCTTTTATTATTGGCGGCTTAGTCGGCGGCATCCTTGGTTTTCTGGTAGCGCCGTTATTTATCAAACATCTATGGCGGTTTACCTATTGGGTGGAAGTGAAACTCAATAAAATGCCGGTATACGACATAATAGCCGGTGCGCTTGGGCTTGCCATCGGACTCATTATATCGAATTTACTAGGTTCTGCTTTTTTACCTATCCCCATAGTTGGCAAATATGTTCCTTTAATACTAAGTATAATCTTGGGATATCTGGGTATAAACGTCGCCATTCGGAAAAGGGAAGAATTGATTAGCATGTTCTCTTCCTTGCCAAACCTGCCATGGCTCAATAAAGACAATAAAGACGGTAAGGATGGTAAGGATCATGGCAAGGAACAACAACAGGGGGGAGTATCACAGCCGAAGATTTTAGACACAAGCGTGATTATTGACGGGCGTATTGCCGATATCTGCAAAAGTGGCTTTATTGAAGGAACATTGATTATTCCTATTTTCGTTCTGGAGGAATTGCAGCATATTGCTGATTCATCCGATTTGTTAAAACGTAATCGTGGTCGACGCGGACTTGATATTTTAAATCGGATGCAGAAGGAACTGGAGCTGAGCATTCAAATTGATACTTTGGATTTTGAAGATATTGCCGAAGTGGATTCTAAACTCATCAAACTTGGCCAAACACTTAAAGCCAAAATCATTACCAATGACTACAACCTTAATAAGGTTTCTGAGTTGCAAGGGGTTCCTGTTCTCAACATCAATGAACTGTCTAATGCCGTTAAACCGGTGGTGTTGCCAGGTGAAGAAATGACGGTGCACGTTGTGAAGGACGGGAAAGAGTTCGGCCAAGGCGTTGCCTATCTTGATGACGGAACCATGATTGTTGTTGACGGCGGCAAAAAACATATTGGTGAAACGGTAGGCGTACTTGTAACTTCGGTTCTTCAGACCGCTGCCGGCAGAATGATTTTTGCCAAGCCTAAAGTAATGGCCTAA
- the ispF gene encoding 2-C-methyl-D-erythritol 2,4-cyclodiphosphate synthase, giving the protein MQSVRVGIGYDVHRLTTGRKLILGGVEIPHTHGLEGHSDADVLLHAIKDALLGAAALGDIGRHFPDSDDQYKGASSLALLEKVRNILFIEGYRIINIDATIVAQQPKLAPYMPAMNINVASVLNMGAGQVNIKATTTEGLGFAGRREGIAAYATVSIIRGSSLL; this is encoded by the coding sequence ATGCAATCTGTCCGGGTGGGCATAGGTTATGATGTTCACCGTCTGACTACAGGACGTAAACTTATTCTGGGCGGGGTGGAAATTCCTCACACTCATGGACTGGAAGGCCATTCTGATGCTGATGTGCTGCTTCATGCGATAAAAGACGCCCTTTTGGGCGCTGCTGCCCTGGGTGATATTGGCCGGCACTTCCCGGATAGCGACGATCAATATAAGGGTGCCTCCAGTCTTGCACTCCTGGAAAAAGTAAGAAACATATTATTCATTGAGGGCTATCGGATAATTAACATCGATGCGACGATTGTGGCGCAACAACCCAAACTTGCTCCCTACATGCCGGCCATGAATATAAATGTGGCTTCGGTTCTTAATATGGGCGCCGGCCAAGTAAATATCAAAGCTACAACTACCGAGGGGTTAGGATTTGCCGGCCGGCGGGAAGGCATTGCCGCTTATGCCACAGTTTCAATCATCCGCGGATCAAGTTTACTGTGA
- the gltX gene encoding glutamate--tRNA ligase, whose product MNEDQLRVRFAPSPTGPFHIGGARSALFNWLLAKKYGGKLILRIEDTDLERSTKESEENIKEALRWLGITWDEGIDVGGPYGPYRQTERLDIYRHYTEKLLESGQAFHCYCSEEELEAERQEQMDKGETPRYMGRCRNLSPEDKQRLAAEGRKPTVRFKVPENKQIVFKDLVRDTVSFDSNGIGDFVIVKSDGIPVYNYAVVLDDALMRISHVIRAEEHLSNTPRQILLYEALGLAVPQFGHISLILGKDRTKMSKRHGATSVDQYRNQGYLSEAIVNFLALLGWAPAGEQEIFSREELINEFSMDRVAKNPAVFDIDKLNWLNAHYMKQASPELVTELALPHLKAAGYVQDDISGEKKDWLIKVMAEIKDYLSYAAQAVDHVDVFFNDHITFESEEAREVMRDADIPRVMEAFKVRLLALDPLESAGVQAILKSITKELKLGGKKVYMPVRIAITGKMHGPELINLIPLLGKERTLARMERMLAQV is encoded by the coding sequence ATGAATGAAGACCAACTTAGAGTTCGTTTCGCACCGAGTCCAACCGGACCTTTTCACATAGGTGGAGCCCGTTCGGCCTTATTTAACTGGCTTTTGGCCAAAAAGTACGGTGGAAAACTCATACTTCGCATTGAAGATACCGACCTGGAACGTTCGACGAAAGAATCGGAGGAAAACATCAAGGAAGCGTTGCGTTGGCTGGGGATTACCTGGGACGAAGGTATAGATGTGGGAGGTCCTTACGGTCCTTACCGTCAGACTGAGCGTCTTGACATTTACCGGCATTACACAGAGAAGCTTCTAGAATCAGGGCAAGCTTTTCATTGTTATTGCAGCGAGGAAGAATTGGAAGCCGAGCGTCAGGAGCAAATGGATAAAGGGGAAACACCCCGGTACATGGGCCGCTGCCGGAACTTAAGCCCGGAGGATAAACAACGCTTGGCGGCAGAAGGGCGTAAGCCAACTGTAAGGTTTAAAGTCCCGGAAAACAAACAGATCGTCTTTAAAGATCTGGTGCGGGATACGGTAAGCTTTGACTCCAACGGTATCGGCGATTTCGTCATTGTTAAGTCCGACGGCATTCCCGTGTATAACTATGCTGTTGTGCTGGATGACGCTTTGATGCGAATCAGTCACGTTATCAGAGCAGAGGAGCATCTCTCCAATACGCCTCGGCAAATCCTTCTCTATGAAGCTCTTGGCCTAGCTGTGCCGCAGTTTGGTCACATATCGCTTATCCTTGGGAAGGACCGGACCAAAATGAGTAAGCGCCATGGGGCAACTTCTGTTGATCAGTATCGGAACCAGGGTTATTTGTCTGAGGCCATTGTGAACTTTCTCGCTCTTCTCGGTTGGGCTCCTGCCGGGGAACAAGAGATATTTTCCCGTGAGGAACTTATAAACGAATTTTCTATGGACCGGGTGGCCAAAAATCCGGCAGTCTTTGATATTGACAAATTAAACTGGCTTAACGCTCATTATATGAAACAAGCCAGTCCGGAACTGGTAACCGAGCTGGCTTTGCCTCATCTCAAGGCAGCAGGTTACGTACAGGATGACATCTCGGGTGAAAAAAAAGATTGGTTAATTAAGGTCATGGCAGAAATAAAGGATTACCTTAGTTATGCCGCTCAGGCCGTCGATCATGTGGATGTATTCTTCAATGACCACATCACCTTCGAAAGCGAAGAAGCCAGGGAAGTCATGCGGGATGCGGATATACCCAGAGTCATGGAAGCGTTTAAAGTGAGGCTTCTTGCCCTCGACCCGCTGGAATCTGCCGGTGTACAAGCCATTTTAAAAAGTATTACGAAAGAACTTAAGCTAGGCGGCAAAAAAGTATACATGCCTGTCCGAATTGCCATTACCGGCAAAATGCACGGGCCGGAACTTATTAATTTGATTCCCCTTCTTGGCAAAGAACGCACCCTGGCCCGAATGGAAAGGATGCTGGCCCAAGTTTAA
- the cysE gene encoding serine O-acetyltransferase, translated as MLNRLRKDIKVVFERDPAAKSVVEVLLCYPGLHAIWLHRIAHWLFNRGWVLVPRMINYFNRILTGVDIHPGATIGEGLFIDHATGVVIGETCIIGDNVTLYQGVTLGGTGKEKGKRHPTIGNNVVVASGAKVLGSFKVGDNSKIGAGSVVLREVPPNSTVVGIPGKIVWHDGKKVNRYEDADAIDLEHDDLPDPMAEMMLCMQRNIARLEGRVAQLEKELKNRELKGV; from the coding sequence ATGCTTAATCGTCTTAGAAAAGATATTAAGGTAGTATTTGAACGGGACCCTGCGGCCAAAAGCGTAGTGGAAGTACTTTTATGCTATCCCGGACTCCATGCCATCTGGCTGCATCGAATCGCTCACTGGCTGTTTAACAGGGGCTGGGTGCTTGTGCCACGCATGATCAATTATTTTAACCGGATTTTAACCGGTGTGGACATTCACCCCGGTGCAACCATCGGCGAAGGACTATTTATTGATCATGCTACCGGTGTGGTAATCGGTGAAACCTGTATTATCGGTGACAATGTAACATTGTATCAGGGAGTTACCCTTGGCGGTACAGGTAAAGAGAAAGGTAAGCGGCATCCCACAATCGGCAACAATGTGGTTGTTGCCAGCGGCGCCAAAGTTCTTGGATCGTTCAAAGTAGGCGACAATTCGAAAATTGGCGCCGGCTCCGTAGTGTTGCGGGAAGTGCCACCCAACTCAACTGTCGTAGGTATACCGGGTAAAATAGTATGGCATGACGGGAAAAAAGTAAACCGCTATGAAGACGCGGATGCGATTGATTTAGAGCATGACGACCTGCCGGATCCAATGGCGGAAATGATGCTTTGTATGCAGCGTAACATAGCCCGTTTAGAAGGAAGAGTGGCCCAACTGGAAAAGGAGTTGAAAAACCGTGAACTTAAGGGTGTATAA
- the cysS gene encoding cysteine--tRNA ligase produces MNLRVYNTLTRQKEEFVSLEPGKIKMYVCGVTPYNHPHIGNARPFITWDAIRRYLEYKGFAVCYVQNFTDVDDKIINAANGEKVTWDVIANRYIASYFEVMDKLNIRRAHFYPRVSEHMADIINMVATLIDKGFAYEVDGDVYYSVEKFPGYGKLSGRSLEDMKAGARIDVDERKKHPMDFALWKSAKPGEPSWKSPWGAGRPGWHIECSVMSYKYLGSSFDFHGGGSDLIFPHHENEIAQSEAFTGEEPFVRYWLHNGFITVNEEKMSKSLGNFFLVKDILEHFRPEILRFFILSTHYRSPLDFSDERLQEAGRSLERLKTAQENLKHLIGMGEGQGEGQDATILSDAATGALKDFTEAMDDDFNTALAISAQFGLAREINIYHGKVAGGKVKADSQAIVAARQAFTTMADILGILAEDNSGSKDEDARLVEQLMEIIIDIRQEARKKKDWAAADSIRDRLAEIGIILEDSPQGVRWKKREV; encoded by the coding sequence GTGAACTTAAGGGTGTATAATACACTAACCAGGCAGAAAGAGGAGTTCGTTTCTCTGGAGCCCGGCAAAATAAAAATGTATGTATGCGGTGTAACCCCTTACAACCACCCGCATATTGGCAACGCCAGACCGTTTATTACCTGGGATGCTATTCGCCGTTATCTGGAGTACAAAGGTTTTGCAGTATGTTACGTACAAAATTTTACCGACGTAGACGATAAAATAATTAATGCCGCCAATGGGGAAAAAGTAACCTGGGACGTAATTGCCAACCGCTATATTGCCTCCTATTTCGAGGTAATGGACAAATTGAATATTCGCCGCGCCCATTTTTACCCCCGGGTATCCGAACATATGGCAGATATTATCAACATGGTTGCAACACTGATTGATAAAGGCTTTGCTTATGAAGTAGACGGCGATGTGTACTATAGTGTCGAAAAGTTTCCCGGTTACGGCAAGTTAAGCGGACGCAGCCTGGAAGATATGAAAGCCGGGGCTAGAATCGACGTTGATGAACGGAAAAAACATCCGATGGATTTTGCGCTGTGGAAAAGCGCCAAGCCTGGTGAACCTTCATGGAAAAGCCCCTGGGGGGCCGGTCGGCCCGGCTGGCACATCGAATGCTCGGTCATGTCTTATAAATATCTTGGCAGCAGTTTTGATTTTCACGGCGGCGGCAGTGACCTTATTTTTCCTCATCATGAAAACGAAATCGCTCAGTCCGAAGCCTTCACCGGGGAAGAGCCCTTTGTCCGGTACTGGCTGCATAACGGCTTTATCACTGTGAATGAAGAGAAAATGAGTAAATCTTTGGGCAACTTTTTCTTAGTAAAAGATATATTAGAACACTTCCGGCCGGAGATTCTCCGCTTCTTCATCTTGTCTACCCATTATCGCAGCCCGCTCGATTTCAGTGATGAGCGGCTGCAGGAAGCCGGACGAAGTCTGGAACGATTGAAAACGGCGCAGGAAAACTTAAAGCATTTGATTGGTATGGGTGAAGGACAAGGAGAGGGTCAGGACGCAACAATTTTAAGTGATGCTGCAACCGGCGCCCTCAAAGATTTCACCGAAGCCATGGATGATGATTTTAATACCGCGCTGGCGATCAGTGCCCAGTTCGGTTTGGCGCGGGAAATTAATATTTACCACGGTAAAGTAGCGGGCGGCAAGGTTAAAGCCGATAGTCAAGCGATTGTTGCTGCCCGTCAGGCATTTACTACTATGGCTGATATTCTGGGAATTCTGGCAGAAGATAATAGTGGCTCAAAGGACGAAGATGCCCGCCTGGTGGAGCAACTGATGGAAATTATCATTGACATTCGACAGGAAGCACGCAAGAAAAAAGATTGGGCTGCAGCCGACAGTATTCGGGACCGGCTGGCGGAGATCGGCATCATCCTGGAAGATTCTCCGCAAGGAGTAAGGTGGAAAAAACGTGAAGTTTGA
- a CDS encoding Mini-ribonuclease 3 yields the protein MKFDHFRSLVENMFSPAAEGGAPPARFDHLSAERLHPLVLAYIGDAYFTLYVRTRLLAYEQNKVRVLHTFDARMVSAVMQAKALKALEDMLTEEERSIVRRGRNTKSTVPKSASIGEYRYSTGFEALLGFLFLQEKHERLSEIAGQAFVHISREMTIADK from the coding sequence GTGAAGTTTGATCACTTCCGGTCGTTAGTAGAAAATATGTTTTCCCCAGCGGCTGAAGGAGGCGCTCCGCCGGCAAGATTTGACCATCTTTCGGCGGAGCGCCTGCACCCGCTTGTTCTGGCTTATATCGGCGATGCCTATTTTACCTTGTACGTTCGTACGCGATTACTTGCCTATGAACAGAATAAAGTACGGGTGTTACATACTTTTGACGCGCGAATGGTTTCGGCGGTAATGCAGGCTAAAGCCCTAAAGGCACTGGAAGACATGCTGACGGAAGAGGAACGGAGTATTGTGCGGCGTGGCCGCAACACCAAGTCAACTGTGCCTAAAAGCGCTTCGATCGGCGAATATCGTTATAGCACAGGCTTCGAAGCGTTGCTGGGATTTTTGTTTCTGCAGGAAAAACATGAGCGTTTGTCGGAAATCGCCGGACAAGCTTTTGTTCATATTTCCCGGGAAATGACAATTGCCGATAAATAG
- the thyX gene encoding FAD-dependent thymidylate synthase: MEVKLISKTPDYLKTIWVAARTCYSPLSPVELIDQTPTEEEMLRLIKHVLSNKHLSVVEHCHMTFAVKRVSRTLLAQYSRHRIGVSLSVQSQRYVSEQSSQNPDGLFEFIIPQTVADNEVTKEKFMVAMRKAQEAYDQLLAAGVTKEDARFVLPGSAGTNFVTSLNLRSFLDLYQKRVLTHGAQWEIRNMIIKMSELLLAVEPWLQKFIPKE; encoded by the coding sequence GTGGAAGTTAAACTTATATCAAAAACACCGGACTATCTAAAAACCATTTGGGTTGCGGCTCGAACCTGCTATAGCCCTTTATCGCCTGTCGAACTTATCGACCAGACCCCGACTGAGGAAGAAATGTTACGATTAATAAAACATGTTTTGTCCAATAAACATTTAAGTGTTGTGGAACATTGCCATATGACTTTTGCAGTTAAACGGGTTTCCCGTACACTTCTTGCCCAATACAGCCGTCATCGTATCGGGGTTAGTCTGTCGGTTCAAAGCCAAAGATACGTTTCGGAACAATCATCACAAAACCCGGACGGTCTGTTTGAATTTATCATACCCCAAACCGTTGCTGACAACGAAGTAACCAAGGAAAAATTTATGGTTGCCATGAGGAAGGCGCAGGAGGCATATGACCAACTGTTGGCAGCCGGCGTGACTAAGGAGGATGCCCGGTTTGTCCTGCCGGGAAGTGCTGGCACAAACTTTGTGACTTCACTCAACTTGCGATCTTTCCTGGATCTTTATCAAAAACGGGTGCTTACCCATGGGGCCCAATGGGAAATCAGGAATATGATAATAAAAATGAGTGAGCTTTTGCTTGCAGTAGAGCCATGGCTGCAGAAATTTATACCTAAAGAATAA
- a CDS encoding HD-GYP domain-containing protein: MRRILKENVAAGMKLAQAIYGLNGQVVLGSGVELTDSHIARLIDMDITYIYIEPDEQQLIDPNDKEAQAAKAEIINAAYQALDEVEVGKYVDTKATKEKVIELLTECCMHKQIQPLFVEMRKCNDYLFKHAVSGYFFAMMMGMSGELTGTRLKELGLGALLRDVGMVSIPREIINKPGNLTPAEMSEVKRHAEAGFEILRQNPDISLVSANCALQHHERYDSSGYPRGIGQDQIHEFAQITAITDVYSSMTANTPYRKALSVYNTLAIIQKTGSTYFHPDMVNSLVANVAVFPVGATVRLNNRYTGMIKGYADETKTKPIVTVVADDQGHRISEKVIIDVSVNPNRFIIEVS; this comes from the coding sequence GTGCGGCGGATATTAAAGGAAAATGTTGCTGCCGGTATGAAACTGGCTCAGGCCATATATGGCTTAAACGGCCAAGTCGTATTGGGCAGCGGCGTGGAATTGACTGATAGCCATATTGCCAGGCTTATCGATATGGATATCACATATATCTACATAGAACCTGACGAACAGCAGTTGATTGATCCCAACGACAAAGAAGCGCAAGCTGCTAAAGCTGAGATTATTAATGCGGCTTATCAAGCTCTGGATGAAGTGGAAGTGGGCAAGTATGTTGATACAAAAGCGACTAAGGAAAAAGTTATAGAATTGCTCACTGAGTGCTGCATGCATAAGCAGATTCAGCCGCTGTTCGTTGAAATGCGAAAATGCAATGATTACTTATTTAAGCATGCTGTAAGCGGGTACTTTTTCGCCATGATGATGGGTATGAGTGGAGAACTCACAGGAACAAGACTCAAGGAATTGGGGTTGGGAGCTCTCCTAAGAGACGTGGGAATGGTTAGCATACCCAGAGAAATAATCAACAAGCCCGGAAATCTTACTCCCGCAGAAATGAGTGAGGTAAAGCGGCACGCTGAAGCCGGATTTGAAATACTACGCCAAAATCCGGATATCAGCCTAGTATCGGCCAATTGCGCCTTGCAGCATCACGAACGGTACGACAGCAGCGGTTACCCCAGGGGAATCGGGCAGGATCAGATTCATGAGTTTGCGCAGATTACCGCCATTACCGACGTATATTCGTCTATGACTGCAAACACTCCTTACCGGAAGGCTTTATCAGTTTACAATACATTAGCTATTATTCAAAAAACCGGTTCAACCTACTTTCATCCGGATATGGTAAACAGTCTTGTGGCGAATGTTGCCGTGTTTCCCGTGGGGGCGACTGTCCGTTTGAACAACCGGTATACCGGGATGATAAAAGGATATGCCGATGAAACTAAAACCAAGCCTATCGTTACGGTTGTTGCGGACGATCAGGGGCATCGAATCAGCGAGAAGGTAATTATCGATGTAAGCGTCAATCCTAATCGGTTTATTATTGAAGTTTCTTAA
- the rlmB gene encoding 23S rRNA (guanosine(2251)-2'-O)-methyltransferase RlmB yields the protein MCQNDEIITGRNSVMEALKSGRAVNKILVIKGEKYGSIREIISQARAMGLVVQEVDGTKLDQMSGGTKHQGVAAMVAPVSYVEMEDILANATNHNETPFLVLLDELNDPHNVGAILRTADAAAVHGVLIPKRRSCPLTQVVAKTSAGAVEHVPVARIGNVSQTLESLKKQGLWVVGADMDGEKNYYEADLTGPIVLVVGNEGEGMGRLTKEACDFLVRIPMRGKITSLNASVACSLLMYEVLRQREVKGQ from the coding sequence ATGTGTCAGAACGATGAAATCATTACCGGGCGAAATAGTGTCATGGAGGCACTAAAATCCGGGCGGGCCGTTAACAAGATATTGGTAATAAAAGGAGAAAAGTATGGTTCGATCCGTGAGATCATCAGTCAGGCACGGGCTATGGGGCTGGTAGTACAGGAGGTAGACGGGACTAAACTGGATCAGATGTCCGGCGGGACAAAGCACCAGGGAGTAGCAGCCATGGTAGCGCCTGTAAGTTATGTGGAAATGGAAGATATTTTGGCAAATGCTACAAATCATAATGAGACGCCCTTTCTTGTCCTGCTGGATGAGCTTAACGACCCGCATAATGTGGGGGCTATATTACGCACTGCTGACGCTGCCGCTGTGCACGGCGTGCTGATTCCCAAACGGCGTAGCTGCCCTCTCACTCAGGTGGTAGCAAAAACTTCCGCCGGCGCGGTAGAGCATGTTCCGGTTGCGCGTATCGGCAATGTGTCTCAGACGCTGGAATCTCTGAAAAAGCAAGGGCTTTGGGTAGTTGGGGCCGATATGGACGGGGAAAAGAATTACTACGAAGCCGATCTAACCGGACCTATTGTCCTGGTGGTTGGCAATGAAGGAGAGGGAATGGGGCGGCTCACCAAAGAAGCGTGCGATTTTCTGGTTCGCATACCGATGCGCGGGAAAATAACTTCCCTTAATGCTTCTGTAGCTTGCTCGCTGCTCATGTATGAAGTGCTTAGACAGAGGGAGGTGAAAGGACAGTGA
- a CDS encoding VanW family protein, with protein sequence MKRRVVLPAAILTILILAGLGWMLRPLFASEVYAGVTVANIDVGGKTCDEVAQILLMWQKDHLDKPILLSHNDLVFRLEPQNIDFSIDAASTAETAWKFGREGSWWERLKNIRHAKQQGYLVPLKIKYNENKLDDIFRQLQEMVEQPPQNATLSLLKGGLVPEQAGKQLDIPLLRDQVLAALNRLEAGSISLPVKAVNPDITAADIAENNIKEPISVYTTTFSPEDVNRTANIKLAAQKINGWMIHSGQVFSFNDIVGPREKPQGFKEAMEIINGEFVPGIGGGICQVSSTLYNAVLMAGLDIVERTNHSKPLVYVPLGRDATVVYGLLDFKFLNNSSAPLMIMAETSGNKLYIGIFGQRSPEKTIEIVTAEKQTIEPTVIKKADPDLPMGGSKVEKQGKPGYEVTTIRLTRDATGHEIRREVLSKDRYLPDNTVMRVGLQAKPVQKADDSKD encoded by the coding sequence GTGAAGCGCCGGGTGGTATTGCCGGCGGCTATCTTAACGATTTTGATTTTAGCGGGACTGGGGTGGATGCTCCGGCCTTTGTTCGCTAGTGAAGTCTATGCCGGCGTAACGGTAGCCAATATTGATGTGGGTGGAAAAACTTGCGATGAGGTGGCGCAGATTTTGCTGATGTGGCAAAAAGATCACCTTGACAAGCCTATCCTCTTATCCCATAATGATCTGGTATTTCGCCTGGAACCGCAAAATATTGATTTTAGTATTGATGCGGCATCTACGGCGGAAACGGCCTGGAAATTTGGGCGTGAGGGCTCCTGGTGGGAGCGGCTGAAAAATATTCGTCACGCCAAGCAGCAAGGCTATTTAGTACCACTTAAAATCAAGTATAATGAAAACAAGTTAGATGATATATTCCGTCAATTGCAAGAAATGGTTGAACAGCCGCCCCAGAATGCTACCCTAAGTCTGTTAAAAGGCGGTTTAGTGCCTGAACAGGCAGGCAAACAACTGGACATACCTCTTCTTAGGGATCAGGTGCTGGCGGCGTTAAACCGTCTGGAAGCAGGCAGTATATCATTGCCGGTCAAAGCCGTAAACCCCGATATAACCGCCGCCGATATTGCTGAAAATAACATTAAGGAACCTATTTCTGTCTATACCACTACTTTCAGCCCTGAAGATGTTAACCGCACAGCTAACATTAAACTGGCAGCCCAGAAAATTAATGGCTGGATGATACATTCCGGGCAAGTTTTTTCCTTTAACGATATAGTAGGTCCAAGAGAAAAGCCGCAAGGATTTAAGGAAGCCATGGAAATCATCAATGGTGAATTTGTCCCCGGAATTGGCGGTGGCATTTGTCAGGTTTCGTCCACCTTGTATAATGCTGTGCTGATGGCCGGGCTGGATATCGTAGAAAGGACAAATCACTCCAAGCCCCTGGTCTATGTCCCATTGGGGCGGGACGCTACGGTAGTTTACGGCCTTCTGGACTTTAAATTTCTCAATAACAGTTCGGCGCCGCTGATGATAATGGCGGAAACTTCAGGCAATAAACTTTACATAGGCATATTCGGCCAGCGATCGCCGGAAAAAACCATAGAAATAGTCACTGCCGAAAAACAGACTATTGAGCCCACAGTGATAAAAAAGGCTGACCCCGATTTGCCTATGGGGGGCAGCAAAGTGGAAAAGCAAGGAAAACCCGGTTATGAGGTAACTACAATCCGGCTGACGCGTGATGCAACGGGCCACGAAATAAGACGTGAAGTGTTGTCAAAAGACCGCTATTTGCCTGACAACACAGTTATGAGGGTAGGGCTGCAAGCGAAACCGGTTCAGAAGGCGGATGACAGTAAGGACTAG
- a CDS encoding NYN domain-containing protein, producing the protein MEILIVDGYNVINAWPDLVAVKDNLEYARDKLVDILMEYGAYKGFKTVIVFDAHLAAGKDQIYGMAGNVEVVFTKEGETADSSIEKMVYYLVRGGERVYVVTSDAAEQMMVIGAGACRLSARELKAEVAAVKKEIQDNMAGKLLPQKRYEIGNRLDHELVRRLDAIRRGGKA; encoded by the coding sequence ATGGAAATACTGATTGTGGACGGCTATAACGTCATCAATGCCTGGCCTGACCTTGTTGCTGTAAAAGACAATCTGGAATATGCCCGTGATAAACTGGTGGACATACTTATGGAATATGGTGCATATAAAGGGTTTAAGACGGTTATCGTCTTTGACGCCCATTTGGCGGCCGGGAAGGATCAAATTTATGGCATGGCAGGTAATGTAGAGGTGGTATTTACCAAGGAAGGAGAGACTGCTGACAGTTCAATCGAGAAAATGGTATACTATCTTGTGCGCGGGGGAGAGCGGGTCTATGTCGTAACCTCAGACGCCGCTGAACAAATGATGGTCATTGGCGCGGGAGCTTGTCGCCTCTCCGCCAGGGAACTGAAAGCGGAGGTTGCCGCTGTCAAAAAAGAGATCCAAGACAACATGGCCGGAAAGCTTTTGCCGCAGAAGCGCTATGAAATAGGAAACCGTCTCGATCACGAACTGGTGCGGCGGCTGGACGCCATACGCCGCGGCGGCAAAGCCTGA